Genomic window (Streptomyces yatensis):
TCGTGCAGTATTACCTGGCGGACCGCGAGCTGCCCGCGGTCGGTGCCTGGGCGACGACCAGCGTGCTCACCACCGTGGTGACCTTCATGCTGGCAGGCGGACTGCGCCGACTTCCCGCGTTCCGCAAGGTGCTGTGACGTACATCGGCTGGTGAGCCCGCGTGCTTCGGGTCCCGCAGACTGCCCCCACTGTCACCGGCCGAGCGGGACGTGCCAGGGTGCGGCACACCCCGCTCGACCACTGACCACACACCGAGCGGCGGCGGCTCAGTCCTCCTCTTCCTCGAAGGCGTCACCGATCTCGTCGACGACCTCCGCCGCGACCATGCCGCCGACAACGCCGACCGCGACACCCGCCGCGACGCCTGCGACGACTGCTCCTGTGCTGGGGCCGGAGCGGTGGTGGCCGTCGTGATGATGGTCGCTGTGACCGTGGCCGTAGCCGTGCGGGTAGGACTCGCCGTGTCCGTAAGAGCCACCGTGCTCATAGGGGCCGTGGGATGCACGGTGGTCGACGAGCTGCCGGATCCAGGCGTCGACCTCCGTGTTCCAGTCGCGGTGCTCGACGCCCTCGTGGCTGACGGTGAAGAGCGTGAGAGCGTCATGCCCGCCGGAGAAGAGCCCGCCGCGCTTGTCGGCTTCCAGGACGACCTCCATGCCACCGGGGTTCGCGAGGAAGGTCACCTCGAGCTCGTTGATGGCGTGGGCGTACTGCGGGGCGGGGGTGAGCTCGATCTCCTGGTAGAACGGCAGCCTCTGCGCCGTCCCGCCGATGTGCCCCAGTTCCAGGTCGGCGGATTTGAAGCCGAAACCGAGCTGCCCCAGGGCCTCCAGGACGGCCCCCTGGGCCGGCAGCGGAGTCACGGTCAGCTGATCCAGGTCCCCTTTGTCCTTCGCGCCTGCGACCTCCAGACCGGTGCGGACCCCGAGGATGATGCCCAGTGGCTGCCCGTACAGCTCGGTGATCGGCGTCTCCCAGGGGAGGTGGACCGTGAAGGGCAGGCTGCGATGCTCACCCTCGGCGAGCCGGAATCCGCCACCGACGGTGAAGTGGTCGAAGAGGACCACGCCTTCGTGTTCCCCGTCCTCGTGCTCGGCCTCCGCCCGGGCCACCAGCTCCAGGTTGATCTGCTCAATGTAGTAGTCCGAGTTTCCACCCTGGAGGTGGATCTGCCCGGTCAGCGGCCCTCCGGGGCGTACGGGGACGGTGTCCAGCACCGTATCCACGGAGGGCGCGCCGACACCGAGCGAGCCGAGCAGTCGTTTGAACACCATCGCGGCGTTCACTCCTTCGTTTGCGTTCTGTTCTGTGAGCCCCCGGCAGTGGACCGGTCCCGAAACGGCACGTCAGTGGATAAGTGAGAGTGCGTGCCAGGTGCCGGGCCCGTGACCGCGGCAGGTCGCGCCAGACGGAAGTTTCTCTGGCGCTGGCACGTTGACAGATGGCTCTCCGAGTCGGTGGACTGGGTCACCGCTCACCGTTGTGCGCCCTCCTCATGGGATCTTCCGCCCTCAAAGTCGGCCCAGGTACAGCTGGGCGCCCCCCACTCTTCTACAGGCGCGTAGAAGTATATGGTGTAGCGCACCCCTGGGAGTGCTGATCTCGGCGACTCGGCGGGGGAAGTCCGAAAGGGCCCCCGCGGAGCCGTTCGGGCGCGAGCTGCACTTCACCACTCCTGCACCGTGAGTCAGGGGAACACTCCCGGCCCCTCCGAGCGACGAAGGACACTAGCACCGCAATGGGTGACCCTCCCAGTACCGGCCGCGCCATATCCCTCCGCCTGCCGAGCAACGAAGCGGGGGCGGCACGGTGACCGAGATCCTTCTGATCCTCCTGGCTCTGGCGCTGACCCTGGCCTGTGCGGTCTTCGTGGCCGCGGAGTTCTCGCTGACCACGGTCGAGCGCGGAGAGCTGGAACGCGCCGCCGCCGAGGGGGAGCGAGGCGCCGACGGCGCACTGAAGGCCGCCCGAAAGCTGACGTTCCAGCTCTCCGGCGCCCAGTTGGGCATCACCGTGACCTCGCTGGTGATCGGCATGCTGGCCGAACCTTCGCTGGCCGACCTGCTGAGCGGCCCCTTGCGGGCCATTGGTCTGGGTCCGGCTGCCTCCTCGGTGGCGTCCGTGCTGGGCGTGGCGGTGTCCACCATCATCCTGATGGTGGTCGGGGAGTTGGTGCCGAAGAACTGGGCGATCTCCCGGCCGCTGGCCGTGGCCAAGGTCGTCGCAGGCCCCCAGCGCGTCTTCACCGCTGCCTTCGCCCCGCTGATCCACCACCTCAACAACACGGCCAACTGCCTGGTGCGCCGCCTGGGCCTGGAGCCCGCCGAGGAGCTGGCCTCCGCGCGCACGCCAGACGAACTGGTCGCGCTGGCCCGCCACTCGGCCTCCGCGGGCGCGCTGGAGCAGGAGGCGGCCGAGCTGTTCGTCCGCACGCTCCACCTGGGCGAACTGACCGCCGAGAACGTGATGATCCCGCGCGTGGACGTCCAGGCGCTGGAGGCCCACGCCACCGCCGCCGATGCCGCCACCCTCACGCTGGCCACTGGTCTTTCCCGGTTCCCCGTCTACCGCGACAGCCTGGACGAGGTGGTCGGCACCGTGCACATCCGCGACGTTCTCGCGCTGGAGGCCGCCCGCCGGGCCACTACCCCGGTCACCGAGCTGGCCTCCGCCCCGCTGCTGGTCCCGGACAGCCTCCCGGTGGACCGGCTGCTGGACCGGCTGCGCAGGGCGCACACGATGGCCGTCGTCATCGACGAGTACGGGGGTACGGCGGGGGTCGCCACCCTGGAGGACATCGTCGAGGAGATCGTCGGCGATGTCCGCGACGAACACGACCCCGACCGGACTCCTGCCCTGGTGCCCGTCGGCCCCGGCGCCTGGGAGGCAGACGGCGGCGTACGGCTGGATGAGCTGACCGCCATCGGGCTCACAGTCCCCGAGGGCCCGTACGAAACCGTCGCGGGCCTGCTGGCCACCGCCTTGGAGCGGATACCTGTGACCGGGGACAGTGCCGAAGCCGACGGCTGGCAGATCACCGTGCTCCGGGTGGACCATCACCGCGCCGACCGCGTAAGGCTCACCGCTCCCACGCCCACGAATGAGAGCCGGACGAACGAGAGCCAGAGGGGCGACAGCCTGAGCGTCGACGACACCGAGAAGAACGCTGAGGAAGCCACGAAGGAGCAGGACGCCCGATGACCCTTCTGCAATTGGCCATCGGGGCCTTCACACTGCTCACCAATGCCTTCTTCGTCGGCGCCGAGTTCGCCCTGATCACAGTCCGCCGCAGCCAGATCGAACCCCACGCCCAGAACGGCGGGAAACGTGCCCGAACCGTGCTGTGGGCGCTGGAGAACCTCTCGGTCCTGCTGGCCACCGCCCAGCTCGGCATCACCATCTCCTCGCTCGTCCTCGGCGCGGTCGCCGAACCGGCCATCGCGCACCTTCTGGAGCCGGTGTTCGCGACGGTCCACGTCCCCGAAGCCCTGGTGCATCCGATCGCCTTCGTCCTCGCACTGACGGCTGCCACGTATCTCCACATGCTCGTCGGCGAGATGGTCCCGAAGAACATCGCCCTCGCCGCACCGGAGCGCACCGCCCTGTTGCTCGGCCCGCCCTTGGCGGCCGTCACCCGCGCCCTGCGCCCTGTCGTCTTCGGTATCAACGCCTTCGCCAACGGCCTGCTGCGGCTGTTGAAGGTCGAGCCCAAGGACGAGGTCGAATCAGTCTTCACCGACGCCGAACTCATCCGCCTGGTACGGGACTCCAGCGATGCCGGCCTCCTCGACGCCTCCGGCGGCGAGCGGCTGCGCGACGCCCTGGAGCTGGGCTCCCGGCGGGTCGGTGACATCCTCGTCCCGCTCGGCGAGATGGTCACGGTCGACCACCGGGTCACCCCCGACGAGCTGGAGCGCGCCGCGGCCGCCTCCGGCTACTCCCGGCTTCCGGTCACCGGCCCGGGCCGCACCGTCCTGGGCTACCTCCACATCAAGGACACCCTCGGCGTGACCGACCGCGACCGTCCCTTCCCCCGCACCGCCTTGCACACCATCACCCGCGTCCGCGCCAACACCCCGCTGGACGACACCTTGACGGTGATGCGCGGCGCCGGCAGCCACCTCTCAGCGGTCACCGGAGACGGCGGTACCGTCCTCGGCTTCGTCACCATGGCCGACCTCCTGGACGAACTCGTAGGACCCATGACCCCGTCAGGACACTCTGGTGATCAATGATCCTTCTCATAATCGTGAGGAACGCGGGTATCCGGAGGTACACGACGGTCGCTAAAGGGACTATGGTGCGGGGAATGTTGCGCGGTGCCTGGGCCTCCAGAGGCCACATGCGATTCATGGTCCCCTTCCCGATGTACTGGGGGAATGGACTGTGACGGACACACTGCATTCTCCCGAGAACCATCACACGTCGCCCCCTCCCGGCTCGGCCGAGGATTCGAGGGCGAACGGGACAACGGAAAGCGGACCTCGGCCAGGGCCCGGTGCCGAGAAGAAGTCGAAGCGTGACCCCTTCTTCGACAACGCCAAATACTTGGCGATCGTGCTGGTGGCGATGGGGCATTCATGGGAGCCGCTGCGCGGGGACAGCCGGGCTGCAGCCGCCCTCTATATGACCGTCTACACCTTCCACATGCCGGCCTTCATCATTATCTCCGGCTACTTCTCCCGCAGTTTCCGGGCAAAACCGGCCCAGATCAAACGACTCGTGACCGGCGTCGCTGTTCCATATGTCATCTTCGAGATCGCGTTCACCCTCTTCAAACGCTGGGCGGACGACGATCCGAACTATCCGATCAGCCTGCTCGACCCCTGGTACCTGACCTGGTTCCTGATCGCGCTGTTCATCTGGCGGCTCACCGCACCTATCTGGGACATCGTCCGCTGGCCGCTGTCGCTTGCGCTGGGTATCGCCGTGCTGGCCTCGATGACGCCGAGCATCGGCGACGATCTGGACCTACAGCGCGTGTTGCAGTTCCTCCCCTTCTTCGTGTTCGGGCTGAGTTTGGAGCCCAAGCATTTCCAGTGGGTCCGACGGCGACAGGCACGGATCCTGGCGGCACCGGTGTTCGTCGGGGCGTTGGCCGTCGCCTACTGGGCTGCTCCACGGATGAATGCCGCGTGGTTCTATCGGCGTGACAGCGCTCAGGAACTCGCGGCCCCCGGCTGGGCGGGTGGCGTGATGACCCTCGCCATGTTCGGCTGCTCGGTGATCCTGGTCGCGTGCTTCCTCGCCTGGGTGCCGCGGCGCACCATGTGGTTCACGGCACTGGGCGCGGGAACGTTGTACGGCTACTTGCTGCACGGCTTCGTGGCCAAGGGCTCCCGCTTCTGGGGATGGTACGACCACGACTGGCTCCATCAGCCGCTCGGGGAGGTCGGTGTCACACTCATCGCCGCATCCCTCATCACGGTGCTGTGCACTCCCCCGGTGCAGCGAATCCTTCGGATCGCAATGGAACCCAAGATGGAGTGGGCCTTCCGCCCCGAGGTGCCCGAGCCGATTGCCGCTCGCAACACGGTACGCCGCTGATTCGGATCCGTCTCGACCGCAGCCACGAACGCAGCGAACGATCGACTGACGCTCACCAACCAGGAATAAACTCGTGTCCAATCCGATTCCCGCTTAGCAGTGATTGTGCAGGAGTGGGGAGGAGCATGAGCGACCTGAAGGCCTTCCGGGTCAGAGGCAGCCGGGCCACGGAGATTCCTGGTGGGCCGGTGGCGGTGGAGCGGGAGCTGCAGTCGCTGGTCGAGGCCAACATGGAAACCATGCTCGGTATCCGCTTCCTGGCGACGGAGCACGCGACGGGGCAGCACGGAGGCCGGGTCGATTCACTCGGCCTGGACGAGGCCGGAACCCCTGTGATCGTGGAGTACAAGCGCTCGCGAGACCGGAACGTCACCAACCAGGCGCTCTCCTACCTGTACTGGCTCCAGGGCCATCGGCACGAGTTCGAGAACCTGGTCAAGGGGAAGCTGGGAACCGAAGCAGCCGAGTCGGTGGACTGGAGCAACCCGCGCCTGGTGTGCGTGGCGGGTGAGTTCTCGCACCACGACAAGCGGGCAGTCCAGATGATCGGCCACCGGATCGATCTGCTGACCTACCGGGCCTTTGACGATGTGCTCACGTTGCAGATGGTCGCCTCGGTCCCCGGTCGCGCCTCCGCACCGCGCGGGTCCGCGCCGACCCACGCCCGTTCATCGGGCCCTACGCGCTCGCCAGGAGTGAAGTCGGTGCAGCAGCACCTCGACGGGGCACCGCGGTCCCTCCGGGATCTGTACGCGGCACTCGACGAGATCCTGCTCGGGCACGACGGCGTGCGCAAGGAGACGCAACTGCACTACATCGCGTACCGGCGGATCAAGAACCTGGCCACCGTGCGCTTGCAGCCTCGTTACCAGGAGTTGGTCGTCAACCTACGGCTCGACCCGGATATGGTCGAGTTGGAGGAGGGCTTCACACGCGACCTCCGCGGCAAGGGCTGTGTGGGCGTGCGCGACGGTGTCGAGGTGCGCCTCAGCACCCGTGCTGACCTGGACCGGGCCGCTGGCCTGCTGCAGCGCAGCGTCGAGGTGGCCTGAGCCTCCCACTCCGAAGCGTGGTGTCGCTGGTTCGACGCCTGCCGGATCACGATGAGTAAGCGAAGCATGCGGCTCGTCCTGTCGGTGGGTGTGAGTAGGCTGACCGCATGGTTGAGCGGTTGAACAACCCTGCCGGTCGGTTGCGTGTACTTCTTTTGGACCTGTACGGCGCCTACCCCGATAGCACTACCCGGCAGCGTCCAGCCTTGGAATGCCGTCGCTCAGTTTCTGGTGCCCGACAAGGCGGTGGACTCTCCACAGGTTCTTTCGGCTATCGCGCAGGTACTGGCACTTCCGAGCGAGGTTCGATCCGCAGTGACACCGCGACGTGTCGGTGGTCCGCGAGTTTGGCGATGTCGAAGGCTTTCCAGCGGGGCGCGGTGGTCTCGAAGGTGGCGTTCCGTTCGTCGATGCCGAGTTGGTAGATCGCCAGGACCTCATCGGCGTGCTCGGCCGTCAGGCCGGTGATGCGGACCGTCTCCGGCGTGAAGGGTCACCCGTGGCCTCCAGCCGTGAGTTCACCGACGAGGCCCTGAATGCGGGCCCGGATCTCGTCGCGGATGGGCCGTACCGCCGCAACACCCTGCCCGGCCGGATCATCGAGCTTCCAGTCCAGGTAGGTCTTGCCGGGGAAGTAGGGGCAGGCGTCGCCGCAGCCCATGGTGATGACCACGTCCGAGGCTTGCACGGCTTCGGCGGTCAGCACCTTCGGGATCTCTGCGGCGATGTCGATGCCGACTTCCGCCATGGCCTCCACCACGGCGGGGTTGACGTGCTCGGCGGGTGCCGAACCGGCGGAGCGGACTGCGACGCGGTCGCCCGCGAGGTGGGTGAGGAAGGCGGCGGCCATCTGGGAGCGGCCCGCGTTGTGGACGCAGACGAACAGCACGGACGGCATCTCGGCGGTCTGGGGGTCAGACACGGGCGGAACCTTCCTGGGCGGGAGCCTGTTCGGCGGCCATGGGGGTGGGCTGGGGGAAGTAGCGGCGGGCGGCGAGGGCCACGTAGACGAGGCCGATCAGTACGGGAACCTCGATGAGCGGGCCGACGACTCCGGCCAGGGCCTGTCCGGAGGAGGCGCCGAAGGTCGCGATGGCGACGGCGATGGCGAGTTCGAAGTTGTTGCCCGCAGCGGTGAACGCCAGCGTCGTGGAGCGCGGATAGTCCAGGCCCACCGCCTTGCCCAGTGCCATGGACCCGGTCCACATCACGGCGAAGTAGACCAGCAGCGGCAGCGCGATTCCGGGTCCAACGGCACGACACCGTCCACCAACACGAGCAGCGCCGAGCCCGGAGCCTCGATCACGCCCACCACCCACTCCGGATGATGCATACAACGCAACGTTGTTGCACTCCGGTGCGTGAGCGGTAAGTCCCCTGACCGAATGCTCCGGACGGGACTGTCAAACGAGTGGTGTAACTGGGTAGTTGGGATTACTGACGGGCCGCTGAGAGGCGGCCGTCGAAGGTGATGTCGAAGGCGTTCAGGGCGGTCTTCCAGCGCATGGTCCAGCGGGCCTGACCTTTGCCGGTGGGGTCGAGGGACATGATCGCCATGTAGACGCACTTCAACGCGGACTGCTCGTTGGGGAAGTGCCCGCGGGCTTTCACTGCCCGACGGATCCGCGCGTTCACCGACTCGATCGCATTCGTGGTGCAGACGATGCGGCGGATCTCGGTGTCGAATCGCAGGAATGGGGCGAACTCCTCCCAGGCGTTCTCCCAGAGTTTCACGATGGCCGGATACTTCCGGCCCCAGGCATCGGCGAACTCGGCGAACCGGTCCAGGGCGGCCTCCTCGGTCGGGGCGGTGTAGACCGGCTTGAGCAGTTTGGCGATCTTGTCCCAGTCCTGGCGTGCCGCGTAGCGGAAGGAGTTCCGCAGCAGGTGGACCACGCAGGTCTGCACGATCGTCTTCGGCCAGACGGTCTCCACCGCTTCGGGCAGGCCCTTCAGCCCGTCGCAGACCAGCATGAGCACGTCGGTGACGCCGCGATTCTTGATCTCGGTGAGGATGTGCAGCCAGTGCTTGGCGCCCTCGCCGCCGTCGCCGGCCCACAGCCCCAGGATCTCGCGCCGGCCCTCGGTGGTGACGGCCAGAGCCACATAGATAGGCCGATTGGCCACCGCGCCGTCACGGATCTTCACGTGGATGGCGTCGATGAAGACGACCGGATAGACGGCGTCGAGGGGACGGCTCTGCCATTCGGCCATGCCCTCCAGCACCTTGTCGGTGATGGTGGAGATGGTCTGGCGGGAGACGTCGGCGCCATAGACCTCCGCCAGGTGAGCCTGGACCTCGCCGGTGGTCAGGCCTTTCGCGGCCAGCGAGATGACCATCTCGTCGACGCCGGTCAGGCGCTTCTGCCGCTTCTTGACGATCTTCGGTTCGAAGGAGCCGTCACGGTCGCGGGGCACGGTTATCTCCACCGGGCCGACGTCGGTCAAGACGGTCTTGGAGCGTTTGCCGTTGCGGGAGTTGCCGCCGTTCTTCCCGGCCGCATCGTGCTTGTCGTAGCCGAGATGGTCGGTGATCTCGCCTTCCAGGGCGGACTCCAGCAGCCGCTTGGTCAGCTGCTGCAACAGCCCGCCCTCGCCGGTCAGTTGCAGGCCCTCGGCCTGAGCCCGACCCACCAGCTCCTCGATCAGCTGGTCGTCCACGGCCTTCGCCGACGCAGCTTTCGTTGGCTCGACAGCCTCGGACTCGGACACGTTCTCACTGGTCATCGATGCATCTTCCATGATCGGGAGTTACACCGAACGTCTTACAGTCCCCTCCGGACTCGCCTCGCTCAGGACGTCACTATTCCTCGGGACCAGCAAGAATGAAGTCCTCGCGCCGTGCAGTCTGTTGCATCGTTTCCAAAAGCCGAGCTTCGGCGATGTCGGCGTAATGGTCGGACAGCTCAACGCCGATGAACTGCCGTCCCTCCCGCAGCGCGGCCACACCGGTGCTGCCGGACCCGGCGAATGGGTCGAGGACGGTGCCCGCTGGCGGGCAGATCTTTACCAGCTCCTGCATCACCTCAACGGGCTTCTGGGTGATGTGCACCCGGTCCTTCCTCGGCTGACTCGCCGTATAGAGACCGGGGAGGTAGACGGGGTTGCGGTTGGCGTCGACCGGGCCCTTGGTACCCCACACGATGTACTCGCAGGATTGCTTGAGGCGGCCCTTCTGCGGTCGGGAGACCGGCTTGTGCCAGGAGGCGATGCCACGCCAGGTCCACCCGGCGGCCTGCAAGGCGTCAGTGGTGGTGGGAAGTTGCCGCCAGTCGGTGAAGACGAGGGCGGTGCCGGACTCGACGGTGGCCCGGTAGGACTCGGTCAGCAACAGGGTGAGCCAGAACCCGTAGGAATGCTGGTCGCGGTTCTCTCCGGGAAAGTTGGCGAGATTGTGCTCAGCCGACGCAGCGGTGTACTTCGCTCGTGCGGTCCGTCCGGTCCGCTCCGAGCTGGTGCGCCCGCCGGAGTTGTAGGGCGGGTCGGTAATCAAGGCGTCGACGCTGGCGTCCGGGAGTTCGGACAGCACGGTAAGTGCATCGCCTCGGTGCAGGGTGTAGGGCATGTCAGCAAGCTCTCTCTCAGCAAGCGGGCGCTCACATTTTTCGATCCACAAAAGGTATGCGCGCGCCAGGGGAAGCTCAGCCCTCTTGACCGGATTCGACGAGATCGAGGGCTGTTGATTCGCTGGAGAGTAATGAGTGATTCCGGCCGCACCAAGCCATGACAAGGCGTCCTATGGCGGCCGCGTCCGCTCGTTTGGTGCGGCCGGATTTCGTGCCTACAGTCTCGGTGTGCTCGACAGGCAGGACACATCTCTGACCCATCTGGGCTGTGTCGATGCGTGCTGCCTTATTTTTCAAGCTGCCATCCGAATCAGCGTGTTGTGGGACTCCTCCGGGCTGGAGAAAGAGATTGCTCATATGTGGCGTGTGAGATTACCTGAGCGGCTTGCTGCCGCTCTTGGCTGAGCGGTCCGGTGCTCGAGGCTTATCGGTCCCGGGCACCGGTTCCGCCACCCCCCTGTCCCGGGGTATTCGATCCTCGACCAGTGTGGTGCGGGTGACCTTTTCGACGAGAGTGCCCCGCGCCCACCGCCTACTCGTAAGGAGTTGCCAATGCGGCATTCTCTCTCACACCCATCTCCGTGGCCGGGCACGCGACGTGCTCACCGTCCTGCGACCGATCCGCGTTCGTGAACAAGTCCTTGTTGGTCGTCGGCACGGTGGTGACCACGCCGATGCTGCTGATCGCTCCACTGGCAATGACGGTGGCCGGTGCGCACGATTCCCAGACGGCCTGCAAAAGACTCCGCCGCAGGTGACGTTGCAGTTGCGGCGGTCGCGAAGCAGGTGCGATCAATCCTCAAAGGCAGCAAGAGTAGCTCTGTCCATGTGGCCGGACTCGATGCTCCGGAGGAGCAGGTCCCGAACGCCAAGAAGATCCAGGCCACTGGCATCACAATGAAGATCCCGCCCCGGGGACAGGTGGTCGCCTTGGCCACCGCCTTGCAGGAGTCGGGTCTGCGGAACCTCAACTACGGCGATCGTGACTCGTTCGGGTTGTTCCAGCAGCGGCCGAGCCAGGGCTGGGGCACGAACCAGCAGGTGCGGGACCCGGTGCACGCCTCGACCTCGTTCTACGAACACCTACAGGAGGTCTCGGGGTGGCAGTCGATGACCGCCGCCCAGGCCGCCCAGGCCGTTCAGGTGAGCGCCTATCCCGACGCGTATGCGAAGTGGGAGCCGCTGGCCAACACCCTGCAGAAGGCCCTCGCCAAGTCCCTCAAGAACGGCGGAGGTTCTGGCAATGGCACCGACAAGGGCGGCAAAGACGGCGCTTCCGCTGTCGGCGAGTGTGGGAACGAGGGATCGTTGTTCGGTCCGAACCCGAAAGGGGCCGTTCCGAAGGGCTACACGATCCCGGCCTCGGTGCCCGAGCCGGTGCGCAAGTCCATTCGGTGGGGCCTGGGCCAGCTCGGAACGCCGTACCAGTGGGGCGGGTCGTGCGCGCACGCGCACGGCAAGGACCCGATGGGCCGGTGTGACTGCTCCGGCTTGGTGCAGGCGTCTTACAAGGCCGGCGGCATCCGCCTCTCGCGGACCACGTACACCCAGGTCAAGGAAGGCAAGGCAGTCAGTCTGGACCGGCTGAGGGCCGGAGATCTGCTGTTCACCCGCGGGACGGCCGCCCGGCCGGAGCACGTCGGCATGTACATCGGCCGTGACCTGATTCTGCAGGCACCGCGCACCGGTGACGTTGTGAAGATCACCCGGCTCGCCGACTGGCGCCCTTCCATCCTCGCCGCGCGCCGCATCGTCTGAGGCGCGTTCCGCTCTCTCCCCTTCCTTCCCCTCCCTCGCACGACCTCCGGGCTCTCGCATGCCCGAACCCGAACAGGAGTTTCCTTGAAGCTCGCACGTCACATGCAGAACCTGGCCTACAACCCAGGTGTCCACCCCAAGGGGGGTGGTCTGCCCGGCCTCGACGTACTGAAGAACGTCATGGGCTCGATCAATCTCTTCGGCATCATCGCCACCGTCGGCGCCCTTGCCCTCTCGGCCCTGATCTGGGCCTGGGGTCACCACAGCGGGGGCCACCAGGCCGAGCAGAACGGCAAGAAGGGCACGGTCGTCGCGGCGGGATGCGCCCTGCTGCTGGGGGCGGCAAACGGGATCGTGACGTTCTTCTCGGCAATGGGGACGCAGGTCCACTGATGTCGACGAAACGACTCTCCTCTCAGCCGAAGCAGTCCGTCGGCGAGTCCCCGTCGACGCTGCTACGTACGGCGATGGTCGGCATCGTCCTGGCCGTGCTGGCGGCCGTCGCCGGCCTGGTCGGCTACCTCACCCGGCCCGGGGCCCCGGAGCAGCCCGCCCCATCCGGCTCGAAACCCGTGTCCTCGATGCCGCGCGCGACACCGCATCCCGGTGCGAAGGACGCTGTCGCGAGGCCGCCGCACACCAGCGACCCGGTCACCTTCGCGAAGGCCGCGACTACCGCGCTGTGGGCGTACGACACCCGAGACTTCTCCCGCACCGAGCATCTGACCGGGCTCCAGGAGTGGATGACCGGCGAGAAGCGATACCGCGACTGGAAGTCAGTGAGCGACCAGGTACCGAGCAAGCAGCTGTGGTCACGGATGCACGACAACCAGCAGCATGCGGCGGCATCGGTGGACGAGGGACATCTGCCGGAAGCGTTCAAGAGCGCCATGTCCCAGGACCCTGGCGCGATCACTCAGGCGTATGTCTACGCCGTCACCGTCACCGGCAAGCAGTCCATTGCCTGGAAGGGCTCCGGAGCCGGGGCCGAGCCGCGGTCGACCACGCTCGCCGTCCAGTGCCGACCCGACCACGACTGCGCTCTCTCCGGCGTGCTGCCGGAGGTCGCCCCATGACCTATGCCACAACCACAAAGGAGGTGCCCAGTGGGGGCCTGTGACCTTCCCCTGATGAACCACGTCTGCGGGGCTGTCAGCGGCGTGGTCGGCAAGACCGGCGAGGCCATCACCGACGGCATCGGCGCCTGGATCGCCAAGTCAATGGGCGAGGTCGCCCAGTCCGCCGCCGACCTGGCCACCAGGGCTGTGGACAAGACCACCGCCGTCGACTTGAACGCCGAGTGGTTTCGGCACAACTACGAGCTGATCCTCCCGATCGGGCTGGTGCTCACGGTGGGTACGTTCTGCCTCCAGCTCACCCGCGCCGCCTGGCGGCGGGACGAACGAGCCCTCGTGCAAGCGGCCTTCGGGACGATGACCGGCGTCTTCTTCGCCTTCGCCGCCATTGCCTGCACGACCGTCGCCCTCACCGTCACCGACGCGTTGAGCGCGGGCCTGTTCAAGGCCGCGAACTCCTCGGTCGACGACGCGATCCGCCGCGTGATCAAGGTCAACGATCTGGGGACGATGTACGGCCTGGGCTGGGGTATCCCCGCGATCGTCGCGCTGGGCTGCGCGGTCGGCGCGTTCTTGTACTGGGCGGTCATGGTCGCCCGCAAGGTCGGGATCCTGGTCTTGGTGACCTTGGCCGTGTTCGCCGGTGCCGGCGGGGGCTGGGAGGCCGCCAGGCGCTGGCGGCGCGGATGGATCGAGGCCACTGCCTCGCTGATCGTTAGCAAGCTGCTCATGACGATTGTCTTCCTCCTCGGTGTTTCCGCCATGGGCAAGTCCGACTCCCACGGCGGCATCGGCGCCCTCTCGGACGCGATGGCGGGCATCGTCGTGATGGTCCTGGTTCTGCTCTGCCCCTACGCCACCTACCGGTTCGTGCACTGGGCCTCCGAC
Coding sequences:
- a CDS encoding sporulation protein, which produces MVFKRLLGSLGVGAPSVDTVLDTVPVRPGGPLTGQIHLQGGNSDYYIEQINLELVARAEAEHEDGEHEGVVLFDHFTVGGGFRLAEGEHRSLPFTVHLPWETPITELYGQPLGIILGVRTGLEVAGAKDKGDLDQLTVTPLPAQGAVLEALGQLGFGFKSADLELGHIGGTAQRLPFYQEIELTPAPQYAHAINELEVTFLANPGGMEVVLEADKRGGLFSGGHDALTLFTVSHEGVEHRDWNTEVDAWIRQLVDHRASHGPYEHGGSYGHGESYPHGYGHGHSDHHHDGHHRSGPSTGAVVAGVAAGVAVGVVGGMVAAEVVDEIGDAFEEEED
- a CDS encoding hemolysin family protein, whose protein sequence is MTEILLILLALALTLACAVFVAAEFSLTTVERGELERAAAEGERGADGALKAARKLTFQLSGAQLGITVTSLVIGMLAEPSLADLLSGPLRAIGLGPAASSVASVLGVAVSTIILMVVGELVPKNWAISRPLAVAKVVAGPQRVFTAAFAPLIHHLNNTANCLVRRLGLEPAEELASARTPDELVALARHSASAGALEQEAAELFVRTLHLGELTAENVMIPRVDVQALEAHATAADAATLTLATGLSRFPVYRDSLDEVVGTVHIRDVLALEAARRATTPVTELASAPLLVPDSLPVDRLLDRLRRAHTMAVVIDEYGGTAGVATLEDIVEEIVGDVRDEHDPDRTPALVPVGPGAWEADGGVRLDELTAIGLTVPEGPYETVAGLLATALERIPVTGDSAEADGWQITVLRVDHHRADRVRLTAPTPTNESRTNESQRGDSLSVDDTEKNAEEATKEQDAR
- a CDS encoding hemolysin family protein, with the translated sequence MTLLQLAIGAFTLLTNAFFVGAEFALITVRRSQIEPHAQNGGKRARTVLWALENLSVLLATAQLGITISSLVLGAVAEPAIAHLLEPVFATVHVPEALVHPIAFVLALTAATYLHMLVGEMVPKNIALAAPERTALLLGPPLAAVTRALRPVVFGINAFANGLLRLLKVEPKDEVESVFTDAELIRLVRDSSDAGLLDASGGERLRDALELGSRRVGDILVPLGEMVTVDHRVTPDELERAAAASGYSRLPVTGPGRTVLGYLHIKDTLGVTDRDRPFPRTALHTITRVRANTPLDDTLTVMRGAGSHLSAVTGDGGTVLGFVTMADLLDELVGPMTPSGHSGDQ
- a CDS encoding acyltransferase family protein produces the protein MTDTLHSPENHHTSPPPGSAEDSRANGTTESGPRPGPGAEKKSKRDPFFDNAKYLAIVLVAMGHSWEPLRGDSRAAAALYMTVYTFHMPAFIIISGYFSRSFRAKPAQIKRLVTGVAVPYVIFEIAFTLFKRWADDDPNYPISLLDPWYLTWFLIALFIWRLTAPIWDIVRWPLSLALGIAVLASMTPSIGDDLDLQRVLQFLPFFVFGLSLEPKHFQWVRRRQARILAAPVFVGALAVAYWAAPRMNAAWFYRRDSAQELAAPGWAGGVMTLAMFGCSVILVACFLAWVPRRTMWFTALGAGTLYGYLLHGFVAKGSRFWGWYDHDWLHQPLGEVGVTLIAASLITVLCTPPVQRILRIAMEPKMEWAFRPEVPEPIAARNTVRR
- a CDS encoding DUF5655 domain-containing protein produces the protein MSDLKAFRVRGSRATEIPGGPVAVERELQSLVEANMETMLGIRFLATEHATGQHGGRVDSLGLDEAGTPVIVEYKRSRDRNVTNQALSYLYWLQGHRHEFENLVKGKLGTEAAESVDWSNPRLVCVAGEFSHHDKRAVQMIGHRIDLLTYRAFDDVLTLQMVASVPGRASAPRGSAPTHARSSGPTRSPGVKSVQQHLDGAPRSLRDLYAALDEILLGHDGVRKETQLHYIAYRRIKNLATVRLQPRYQELVVNLRLDPDMVELEEGFTRDLRGKGCVGVRDGVEVRLSTRADLDRAAGLLQRSVEVA
- a CDS encoding arsenate reductase ArsC, with the protein product MPSVLFVCVHNAGRSQMAAAFLTHLAGDRVAVRSAGSAPAEHVNPAVVEAMAEVGIDIAAEIPKVLTAEAVQASDVVITMGCGDACPYFPGKTYLDWKLDDPAGQGVAAVRPIRDEIRARIQGLVGELTAGGHG